One genomic window of Psychrobacter cibarius includes the following:
- a CDS encoding CTP synthase has translation MTKFIFVTGGVVSSLGKGITAASLAAVLEARGVTVTMTKMDPYINVDPGTMSPFQHGEVFVTEDGAETDLDLGYYERFLRHSKMSKSNNFTSGRIYQNVLNKERRGEYLGGTVQVIPHITDEIKSKILASGEGYDIAIIEIGGTVGDIESLPFMEAVRQMQVELGRNRAMLMHLTLVPYIASAGETKTKPTQHSVKELRSIGLQPDILICRSDHHISQDNRRKIALFTNVEERAVIMCEDAQSIYQIPRTLHEQDLDDLICERFGLDVPEADLSDWDKVVEAQLNPEMSLTVAMVGKYVELPDAYKSINEALLHAGITHKADVKIDYVDAERLEDDDSLLVQLHNADAILVPGGFGERGTNGKIKAITYARENNVPYLGICLGMQLAVIEYARNVLKINANSSEFDRKTAEPIIGLITEWLDERGELQIRSDDSDLGGTMRLGAQQAELVAGSKLSQIYGAKNITERHRHRYEMNNRYIEPLEQAGMTISGYSAKQHLVESVEIADHPWFVAVQFHPEFTSSPRGGHPLFNSFVKAAKNYNENK, from the coding sequence ATGACCAAGTTTATATTTGTGACCGGTGGGGTAGTGTCCTCACTAGGAAAAGGTATCACCGCAGCCTCTCTTGCAGCGGTCTTAGAAGCCCGTGGCGTGACCGTCACGATGACCAAGATGGATCCGTACATCAACGTCGATCCAGGTACGATGAGCCCATTCCAGCATGGCGAAGTATTCGTCACCGAAGATGGTGCAGAGACTGATTTAGATTTGGGTTACTATGAGCGCTTCTTACGCCATTCAAAAATGAGTAAGAGTAATAACTTTACTAGTGGTCGTATCTATCAAAACGTTCTAAATAAAGAGCGCCGTGGTGAATATCTTGGTGGTACAGTACAAGTTATTCCACATATCACTGATGAAATTAAGAGTAAAATCTTAGCCAGTGGTGAAGGTTATGATATCGCTATTATTGAGATTGGCGGTACCGTTGGTGACATCGAATCGTTACCATTTATGGAAGCCGTCCGCCAAATGCAAGTAGAGCTTGGTCGTAATAGAGCCATGCTGATGCATTTGACGCTAGTTCCTTACATTGCTAGTGCAGGCGAAACTAAAACCAAACCAACGCAGCATTCAGTAAAAGAGCTACGTTCTATCGGTTTGCAGCCTGACATATTGATTTGCCGCTCTGATCACCACATCTCGCAAGACAACCGTCGCAAAATAGCGCTGTTCACCAATGTGGAAGAGCGTGCGGTTATTATGTGTGAAGATGCGCAAAGTATTTATCAGATTCCACGCACGCTTCATGAGCAGGATCTTGATGATTTGATCTGTGAGCGTTTTGGTTTAGATGTACCAGAAGCAGATTTGAGTGATTGGGACAAAGTGGTTGAAGCGCAGCTTAATCCTGAAATGAGCCTTACGGTAGCGATGGTTGGTAAATACGTCGAGTTACCTGATGCTTATAAGTCGATCAACGAAGCACTGCTGCATGCTGGTATCACTCATAAAGCCGATGTCAAAATTGACTATGTCGATGCTGAGCGTCTAGAAGATGATGACAGTTTATTGGTGCAGCTACACAATGCCGATGCCATCCTAGTACCGGGTGGTTTTGGTGAGCGTGGTACCAATGGTAAGATAAAAGCCATCACTTATGCTCGTGAAAATAACGTGCCATATTTAGGTATTTGCCTTGGTATGCAGTTAGCAGTGATTGAATACGCGCGTAATGTACTCAAAATCAATGCCAATTCTTCTGAGTTTGATCGCAAAACGGCAGAGCCTATCATTGGTCTCATCACTGAGTGGTTAGATGAGCGCGGCGAATTACAGATTCGTAGTGATGACTCGGATCTTGGCGGCACCATGCGTCTAGGCGCGCAGCAAGCCGAATTGGTTGCTGGTAGCAAGCTTAGCCAAATCTATGGCGCCAAAAATATCACTGAGCGTCATCGCCATCGTTATGAGATGAACAATCGCTATATCGAGCCATTAGAGCAAGCAGGTATGACCATATCTGGTTATTCTGCCAAGCAGCATCTAGTAGAATCGGTCGAGATTGCTGATCATCCTTGGTTTGTCGCCGTACAATTCCATCCTGAATTTACCAGCTCGCCACGCGGTGGTCATCCACTGTTCAACAGCTTTGTAAAAGCGGCTAAGAACTATAACGAAAACAAATAA